One window from the genome of Pseudomonadota bacterium encodes:
- a CDS encoding Flp family type IVb pilin — MQKLLIKFQTWKSCEDGATAIEYGLIAAGIAVAISAVVFTLGDELANLFTTMSDQIAGAGGGE, encoded by the coding sequence ATGCAAAAACTCTTGATAAAATTTCAAACATGGAAATCCTGCGAAGATGGTGCAACGGCAATTGAATACGGGCTGATCGCAGCCGGTATTGCGGTCGCCATCAGCGCGGTCGTATTTACCCTCGGCGACGAGCTGGCGAATTTGTTCACGACAATGTCGGATCAGATCGCGGGCGCGGGCGGAGGAGAATAA
- a CDS encoding type II secretion system F family protein: MFDFIPIDKTLLLTIVSAMGAFLTFLAIAMPLLRNSEKKKHYQDVVEQRRRSLYNTMREQASSKGNKLDHHTAAQSIAAFYRVQQLAGNASQQARNLLLQAGIRTPSAPLKYLVSRILLPVVFSSLAIFFMAAADKEIKQSLQFIIIFGLAIFGFFLPRILIKNMADKRQQEISITFPDALDMILICVQGGIGIEGAISKISEEVAPLSEVLAEEMGLLSAELGLLSDRKAAFKGFATRVGSGSAKSFATAMMQAEQYGTSVSKAVRVLSDELRELRMAAAEQKAASLPPKLTVPMILFFLPALFVTILGPAFLSAP; the protein is encoded by the coding sequence ATGTTTGATTTTATACCGATTGATAAAACCCTGCTTTTGACCATCGTCAGCGCGATGGGGGCGTTTCTGACTTTTTTGGCGATTGCCATGCCGCTGCTCAGAAATTCCGAAAAGAAAAAGCATTATCAAGATGTTGTCGAACAGCGCCGCCGCAGCCTGTATAACACGATGCGCGAACAGGCCAGCAGCAAAGGGAATAAGCTGGACCATCATACGGCCGCGCAAAGCATCGCGGCTTTTTACCGCGTACAGCAATTGGCCGGTAATGCCAGCCAGCAGGCGCGTAACCTGCTCTTGCAAGCGGGCATTCGCACACCTTCCGCACCGCTGAAATATCTTGTATCACGTATTCTGCTGCCGGTCGTCTTTAGCAGTCTTGCCATTTTTTTTATGGCTGCCGCCGATAAGGAAATCAAGCAAAGCCTGCAATTCATTATTATTTTCGGCCTCGCAATTTTCGGATTCTTTCTGCCGCGTATCCTGATCAAAAACATGGCCGATAAGCGCCAGCAGGAAATCTCCATTACCTTCCCCGATGCGCTGGATATGATTTTGATTTGCGTGCAGGGCGGTATCGGGATTGAAGGCGCCATCAGCAAGATTTCCGAGGAAGTCGCTCCGCTGTCAGAGGTTCTGGCGGAAGAGATGGGGCTGCTGAGTGCGGAACTGGGACTGCTGAGCGACCGCAAAGCCGCTTTTAAAGGTTTTGCGACGCGGGTCGGCAGCGGCTCCGCCAAGTCTTTTGCCACGGCCATGATGCAGGCAGAACAATACGGGACATCGGTCTCCAAGGCTGTGCGTGTATTGTCGGATGAGCTGCGGGAATTGCGCATGGCGGCAGCCGAACAAAAAGCGGCATCCCTGCCGCCGAAACTGACCGTCCCGATGATTTTGTTTTTCCTGCCCGCCCTGTTTGTGACCATTCTGGGCCCGGCCTTTTTATCGGCTCCGTAA
- a CDS encoding type II secretion system F family protein: MSPAILAMILVMTVGIVIAVIIGRIQDKKRHMYSIVTGRSGGAGPRDSKDKKLAQQRAEIAKKLKESSEENLKEKKKREGSLKFLIQQAGFDTPLWKFYLYSLIFAASFYGLISLTSWSGLVKSLLLFTAFFGMPRFFLKFKAKRRQKQFLEDFADALDAIVRMLQAGMPVSEAISMAAKEFGGPLGLEMSHMYDDQKVGIPMGEAASRAAERMPLTEMQMFATAIQIQSETGSSLSEVLTNLSGVIRARFRLQRKVQALSSEAKASAMIIGCLPLVVATGLYLVNPEYIMKLFTIPKGKIMVTGACIWMSIGVFIMKQMINFKI, translated from the coding sequence ATCAGCCCTGCCATTCTTGCAATGATACTCGTGATGACTGTCGGTATCGTGATTGCCGTCATCATCGGACGCATTCAGGACAAGAAGCGCCATATGTATTCGATTGTCACGGGACGCAGCGGCGGTGCCGGGCCGCGCGACAGCAAGGACAAGAAACTGGCACAGCAGCGCGCGGAAATCGCCAAAAAGCTGAAAGAATCCAGTGAAGAAAACCTGAAAGAGAAAAAGAAGCGCGAAGGCTCGCTGAAATTCCTGATCCAGCAAGCGGGTTTTGACACGCCGCTTTGGAAATTTTATCTGTATTCGCTTATTTTTGCCGCCTCTTTCTACGGGTTGATTTCGCTGACGTCATGGTCGGGGCTGGTCAAATCGCTGCTGTTGTTCACCGCCTTTTTCGGTATGCCGCGCTTTTTCCTGAAATTCAAAGCCAAGCGCCGCCAGAAACAATTTCTGGAGGATTTTGCGGATGCGCTGGATGCCATTGTCCGTATGCTGCAGGCCGGTATGCCCGTCAGTGAAGCCATTTCGATGGCTGCCAAGGAATTCGGCGGGCCGCTGGGGCTGGAAATGTCCCATATGTATGATGACCAGAAGGTCGGTATTCCGATGGGAGAAGCCGCCTCCCGCGCCGCGGAGCGTATGCCGCTGACCGAAATGCAAATGTTTGCCACCGCCATCCAGATCCAGAGTGAAACGGGAAGCAGCCTCAGCGAGGTTCTGACCAATCTGTCCGGCGTCATCCGTGCACGGTTCCGCCTGCAGCGGAAAGTGCAGGCGCTGTCATCCGAGGCCAAGGCCTCGGCAATGATTATCGGCTGTCTGCCGCTGGTTGTCGCCACCGGTCTTTACCTTGTTAATCCGGAATATATTATGAAGCTGTTCACCATTCCCAAAGGGAAAATCATGGTAACAGGCGCTTGTATCTGGATGAGCATCGGTGTCTTCATTATGAAACAAATGATCAACTTTAAGATATAA
- the tadA gene encoding Flp pilus assembly complex ATPase component TadA yields the protein MALQNAEDSAAETAPPPKTEEQPKKAPPAKQTEAPPPKKKSDLPKKGDNAPAADEPDEHTSTVRTNPRIERAHKRIWADLRDGIDLKSLARMDTEAAREEILSAVNEIGQFRSLDLTPAELAQIAKEAADDMLGFGPLEELLEMDGVADIMINGPKVIYIELNGKIQRANIEFRDDQHLLTIAQRVVGIIGRRVDESSPICDARLPDGSRVNVIIPPLAIDGASMTIRKFTKEKLTLDKLLDFGAMTPSCAEMLKVIGECRANILISGGTGSGKTTMLNCLTNYIRKDERVITCEDAAELQLQQPHVVRLETRPPNLEGVGEVTMRDLVRNCLRMRPDRIIVGEVRGPEAFDLLQAMNTGHDGSMGTVHANNPREAVTRMENMIAMGGLNLPQAAVREQIASAVNVIIQVQRLRDGSRKVTHVSEITGMEGEVITMQDLFKFQYEGDDEFGRIIGTQKSTGLRPIMYERAREFNLEEKVLKAMEEAYQ from the coding sequence ATGGCGCTGCAAAACGCCGAAGATAGCGCCGCAGAAACAGCGCCGCCGCCGAAGACGGAAGAACAACCGAAAAAGGCACCGCCGGCCAAACAGACCGAAGCGCCGCCGCCGAAGAAAAAAAGCGACTTACCGAAAAAAGGGGATAATGCCCCCGCCGCAGACGAGCCGGATGAACATACGTCGACCGTGCGGACAAATCCGCGTATTGAACGTGCGCATAAGCGTATCTGGGCGGATTTGCGCGACGGGATTGATCTGAAGTCCCTCGCCCGCATGGATACGGAAGCGGCGCGGGAGGAAATTCTCTCCGCCGTGAACGAGATCGGACAGTTCCGCTCCCTTGACCTGACACCGGCGGAGCTGGCACAGATCGCCAAGGAAGCCGCCGATGATATGCTGGGCTTTGGCCCGCTGGAAGAACTGCTGGAAATGGACGGCGTTGCCGATATCATGATTAACGGCCCGAAGGTCATCTATATCGAGCTGAACGGAAAAATCCAGCGCGCCAATATCGAATTCCGCGATGACCAGCATCTTTTGACCATCGCACAGCGGGTTGTCGGCATTATCGGCCGCCGCGTTGATGAATCCAGCCCGATTTGTGATGCGCGTCTGCCGGACGGCTCGCGTGTGAACGTCATTATCCCGCCGCTGGCCATTGACGGCGCCTCTATGACCATTCGTAAATTTACGAAAGAAAAGCTGACGCTGGACAAGCTGCTGGATTTCGGCGCCATGACACCTTCTTGCGCGGAAATGCTGAAGGTGATCGGCGAATGCCGTGCCAATATCCTGATTTCCGGCGGTACGGGTAGTGGTAAAACCACCATGCTGAACTGTCTGACCAATTATATCCGCAAGGATGAGCGCGTCATCACCTGTGAGGATGCGGCGGAGCTGCAATTGCAGCAGCCCCATGTCGTGCGCCTTGAAACCCGCCCGCCTAACTTGGAGGGTGTGGGTGAAGTGACGATGCGTGACCTTGTCCGGAACTGTCTGCGTATGCGCCCCGACCGTATTATCGTCGGTGAGGTGCGTGGCCCGGAAGCCTTTGACCTGTTGCAGGCCATGAATACCGGTCACGACGGTTCAATGGGAACGGTGCACGCCAACAACCCGCGCGAGGCCGTCACCCGTATGGAGAACATGATCGCCATGGGCGGGCTGAACCTGCCGCAGGCTGCCGTGCGGGAGCAGATTGCCTCTGCCGTCAATGTCATCATTCAGGTGCAGCGTCTGCGCGACGGTTCGCGGAAGGTTACCCATGTCAGCGAGATTACCGGCATGGAGGGCGAAGTCATCACCATGCAGGATCTGTTCAAATTCCAGTATGAAGGCGATGACGAATTCGGCCGTATTATCGGTACGCAAAAATCAACAGGATTGCGTCCGATCATGTATGAGCGCGCACGCGAGTTCAATCTGGAAGAAAAAGTCCTGAAAGCCATGGAAGAGGCCTATCAATAA
- a CDS encoding AAA family ATPase: MSDHTAVLLPAARVDVYGLNKKTVDAANALVQDWRYARVAVRVVEGGIDNATTDYEQHVSPDLVIIETDDIGDGFIDKLEALAENCVEGTEAIIIGPKNDVELYRRLVSMGVRDYLVAPVKKDELAEVTAQILLDKKGLSDSSLITVIGSKGGVGTTTVAHMLGSVLADKLGQKTLLLDGSGGWGTLVIPFGAEVTTTLAEAARQVQGGTEDDIKRLLSKNSDLLTLLPTGGDPLFETSCDEAGFENMLDYFMKTYPVVVLDLSAAEHHIQRLALKKAHHTIIVTTPLLPALRNCRTLLKELRGDQKDEDGKKPLLVVNMEGCAKGLEVPAKEIKNLLEYDVSLTLPHDLKLFIGNEAQEKEISRDKAAEKLMKPFIDFAKTLVPDAKASTEKGEKGKKEGFLSKILKS, encoded by the coding sequence ATGTCCGACCATACCGCAGTTTTACTGCCCGCCGCACGTGTAGATGTTTACGGGTTGAACAAGAAGACGGTTGATGCCGCCAATGCACTGGTGCAGGACTGGCGCTATGCCCGTGTGGCCGTGCGCGTTGTCGAGGGCGGCATTGATAATGCCACCACTGATTACGAACAGCATGTCTCCCCCGATCTGGTCATCATTGAAACCGATGATATCGGCGACGGCTTTATCGACAAGTTGGAGGCTTTGGCTGAAAACTGCGTCGAAGGCACGGAAGCCATTATCATCGGCCCGAAAAACGATGTCGAGCTTTACCGCCGCCTTGTCAGCATGGGGGTGCGTGATTATCTGGTCGCGCCCGTCAAAAAAGACGAGCTGGCCGAAGTCACGGCGCAGATTTTGCTGGATAAAAAAGGATTAAGCGACAGCAGCCTGATTACGGTGATCGGCAGTAAAGGCGGTGTCGGTACGACAACCGTCGCCCATATGCTGGGATCGGTTCTGGCTGACAAACTCGGACAGAAAACCCTGCTTTTGGACGGTTCCGGCGGCTGGGGAACGCTTGTTATTCCCTTCGGTGCCGAAGTGACAACCACGCTTGCCGAGGCGGCGCGCCAGGTGCAGGGCGGTACGGAAGACGATATCAAACGCCTGCTGAGCAAGAATTCTGATTTGCTGACCCTGTTGCCCACCGGTGGCGACCCGCTTTTTGAAACCTCCTGCGACGAGGCCGGTTTCGAAAATATGCTCGATTATTTTATGAAGACTTATCCGGTTGTGGTGCTTGATCTGTCGGCGGCGGAACATCACATCCAGCGGCTGGCGCTGAAAAAGGCGCATCATACCATTATCGTGACAACGCCGCTGCTGCCGGCTTTGCGGAACTGCCGCACGCTGTTAAAAGAGCTGCGCGGTGACCAAAAAGACGAGGATGGAAAAAAACCGCTTCTGGTCGTCAATATGGAAGGCTGCGCCAAAGGGCTGGAAGTGCCCGCAAAAGAAATCAAAAATCTGCTGGAATATGATGTCAGCCTCACCCTGCCCCATGATCTGAAATTATTTATCGGCAATGAGGCGCAGGAAAAAGAAATCAGCCGCGACAAAGCCGCCGAAAAGCTTATGAAACCGTTTATTGATTTTGCAAAAACGCTCGTCCCTGATGCCAAAGCCTCTACGGAAAAAGGCGAAAAGGGCAAAAAAGAAGGGTTTCTGTCCAAAATCTTGAAATCATAA
- a CDS encoding type II and III secretion system protein family protein, whose translation MLQKTWKVGEKMKAGLKRSWGIRSVSIVLICALAAAIMFSAETARSLTRQSVHLEIGKAKTVNLPYDIADVLVANPSVADVGVLRTNRLYIVGQSIGDTNILTFDENGNLLAEIQVHVRVNQETLQETITEFFPNEKISVRTVGTDIVLGGSVSNANTAAQVRDLAGRFRLDRNQALVDMMVIEGERQVLLRVKIVEVNRTALRELGVETDYSLNAAALDNGLVNNAAGNILNLNGTSGIGLPESATAPFGVGTLFLSDGLGFGPLNLTLRALERDGFANTLAEPNLTAISGEEAGFLAGGEFPVPVSRDQNGNLVIEFHPFGVSLNFRPTVMSNDRISLLLSTEVSTLAPQEGLSLAGIEIPGFQVRRAQTTVEMGSGGSLMIAGLIQSDTTNALNQMPGIGNIPVLGELFKSRAFQRSETELLIVISPILVEPFAEKQADIHEAPADQETPLEKALLFDLRRTYGKESVPEKMLAGQRFGYMID comes from the coding sequence GTGTTACAGAAAACATGGAAAGTGGGGGAAAAAATGAAGGCAGGACTGAAACGATCTTGGGGCATACGCTCTGTGTCCATCGTGCTGATATGCGCCTTGGCCGCCGCAATCATGTTCTCCGCAGAAACGGCGCGCAGTTTGACGCGCCAATCGGTTCATCTTGAAATCGGCAAGGCCAAAACCGTCAATCTTCCTTATGATATCGCCGATGTGCTGGTTGCCAACCCCTCTGTTGCGGATGTCGGCGTTTTGCGCACCAACCGCCTGTATATCGTCGGGCAAAGCATTGGTGACACCAATATTCTGACCTTTGACGAAAACGGCAATCTGCTGGCGGAAATTCAGGTTCATGTCCGCGTTAATCAGGAAACATTGCAGGAAACCATTACGGAATTCTTCCCCAATGAGAAAATCAGCGTCCGTACCGTCGGTACCGACATCGTGCTGGGCGGCAGCGTTTCAAACGCCAATACCGCGGCACAGGTGCGTGATCTGGCCGGACGTTTCCGTCTGGACCGTAATCAGGCGCTGGTCGATATGATGGTGATTGAAGGCGAAAGACAGGTTCTGTTGCGTGTCAAAATCGTCGAAGTCAACCGCACCGCCCTGCGCGAACTGGGTGTTGAAACGGATTACAGCCTGAATGCCGCCGCATTGGATAACGGGCTGGTCAACAACGCCGCCGGAAATATATTGAACCTGAACGGCACCAGCGGCATCGGTCTGCCGGAATCCGCCACCGCGCCTTTCGGTGTCGGGACGCTGTTCCTGTCCGACGGCCTCGGCTTTGGTCCTTTGAACCTGACCCTGCGTGCGCTGGAACGTGACGGCTTTGCCAATACGCTGGCCGAGCCGAACCTGACGGCCATTTCCGGTGAAGAGGCCGGTTTCCTTGCCGGCGGTGAATTTCCCGTCCCCGTTTCCCGCGACCAGAACGGCAACCTTGTGATTGAATTCCACCCCTTCGGTGTCTCGCTGAACTTCCGCCCGACAGTGATGTCCAATGACCGCATCAGCCTGCTGCTGTCCACGGAAGTTTCGACATTGGCGCCGCAGGAAGGATTGTCTCTGGCAGGGATTGAAATCCCCGGCTTTCAGGTGCGCCGCGCACAGACAACTGTTGAAATGGGCAGCGGCGGCAGTCTGATGATTGCCGGATTGATCCAGTCCGACACCACCAATGCCTTAAACCAGATGCCGGGTATCGGCAATATTCCGGTACTGGGCGAGCTGTTTAAATCACGCGCCTTCCAGCGCAGTGAAACAGAGCTGTTGATCGTGATCTCGCCGATTTTGGTTGAGCCTTTCGCAGAAAAACAGGCCGATATTCACGAAGCGCCCGCCGATCAGGAAACACCGCTGGAAAAAGCGCTGCTGTTTGATCTGCGCCGCACCTACGGTAAGGAAAGCGTGCCCGAAAAGATGCTTGCGGGACAGCGTTTCGGATATATGATTGATTAA
- the cpaB gene encoding Flp pilus assembly protein CpaB — MNKNVVLIILGAVFASVIVALVVQSGMKKDDSGTAAPIDMTRILVANKHIAIGKRLSEEDTEWKKWPKDGVFTGAIEKDPEKEDQDIDVYGQIVRRVIEKGEPVTQNAILEESQSGSFVAASLEENMRAYSIRVRAESSVGGLVRPGDFVDVIVTYGIRLRGEIEDAAEGTVLRDASQTVLENIRVLAVDQRTEEKADSDKASKPGKTVTLEVTREGAEVLALADKMGDLSLALRKLGDTTLASPEEKQKLITDVGISNLAQELVKIWQRQSVQTGTIRVYNGRDVRDVPVRTGP; from the coding sequence ATGAATAAAAATGTCGTTTTGATTATTCTTGGCGCCGTGTTCGCCTCCGTTATCGTTGCTCTGGTTGTACAATCAGGCATGAAAAAGGACGACAGCGGCACAGCCGCCCCCATCGACATGACGCGTATCCTTGTCGCCAACAAGCATATCGCCATTGGCAAGCGCTTGTCCGAGGAAGACACGGAATGGAAAAAATGGCCGAAAGACGGCGTTTTCACCGGCGCGATTGAAAAAGACCCGGAAAAGGAAGATCAGGATATTGATGTTTACGGCCAGATCGTCCGCCGCGTCATTGAAAAAGGCGAGCCGGTCACACAGAACGCCATCCTTGAAGAGTCCCAGTCAGGCAGTTTTGTTGCGGCCTCTCTGGAAGAAAATATGCGCGCCTACAGCATCCGCGTCCGCGCGGAAAGCTCTGTCGGCGGTCTTGTCCGTCCTGGTGATTTCGTTGATGTGATCGTGACCTATGGCATCCGCCTGCGCGGCGAAATTGAAGATGCCGCGGAAGGTACCGTCCTGCGCGACGCCAGCCAGACGGTTTTGGAGAATATTCGCGTTCTGGCCGTTGACCAGCGCACCGAAGAAAAAGCCGATAGCGACAAAGCCTCGAAGCCCGGCAAAACCGTGACGCTGGAAGTGACGCGCGAAGGTGCGGAAGTGCTGGCGCTGGCCGATAAAATGGGCGATCTTAGTCTGGCGCTGCGCAAGCTGGGTGATACCACGCTGGCCTCTCCGGAAGAAAAACAAAAGCTGATTACCGATGTCGGTATCAGTAATCTGGCGCAGGAGCTGGTCAAAATTTGGCAAAGACAATCTGTGCAAACGGGAACCATTCGTGTTTATAATGGCCGCGACGTGCGGGATGTTCCTGTCAGAACAGGACCGTAA
- a CDS encoding Flp family type IVb pilin gives MLKLWTKMKTWKVDEDGATAIEYGLIAAGIAVAIAAVVFAFGEELVGLFEGLTDTLSGAGGGGE, from the coding sequence ATGCTTAAACTTTGGACAAAAATGAAAACATGGAAAGTGGACGAAGACGGCGCAACGGCTATTGAGTACGGCCTGATCGCAGCAGGTATTGCTGTTGCCATCGCCGCGGTGGTCTTTGCCTTCGGTGAAGAACTTGTCGGCCTGTTTGAAGGTCTGACGGATACGCTTTCCGGCGCAGGCGGCGGCGGCGAATAA
- a CDS encoding Bax inhibitor-1/YccA family protein, with translation MSIEPKKHAQSAYDSRSGDVVFDAGLQNHMRSVYNVMMFGLVVTGLAAYAVANIEPLYKAVFETPLRMVALFGPLLFIMFGFTPARISRMTVSAVRMTFYIFSAAFGVSMAYIFHYFSGDSIARVFFITSAMFAGISIYGYTTKKDLTRMGSFLIMGVFGLIAASVVNLFLHSPAVHFAVSFLGVFVFTGLTAFETQRIKESYHSAYAEDENAKMAVVGAFSLYLNFVILFQHMLHLFGGRD, from the coding sequence ATGAGTATTGAACCGAAAAAACATGCGCAGAGCGCCTATGACAGCAGAAGCGGCGACGTCGTTTTTGATGCCGGTCTGCAAAATCATATGCGCAGTGTTTACAATGTGATGATGTTCGGACTGGTTGTCACGGGCCTTGCCGCCTATGCCGTGGCGAATATCGAACCGCTTTACAAGGCGGTATTTGAAACGCCGTTGCGTATGGTGGCGCTGTTCGGTCCGCTGCTGTTTATTATGTTCGGCTTTACGCCTGCCCGTATTTCCCGCATGACGGTTTCGGCTGTCCGCATGACTTTTTATATTTTTTCTGCGGCTTTCGGCGTCAGCATGGCCTATATCTTCCATTATTTCTCGGGCGACAGCATTGCACGCGTGTTCTTTATTACATCGGCAATGTTCGCGGGGATCAGCATTTACGGCTATACGACCAAAAAAGACCTGACCCGCATGGGCAGTTTTCTGATAATGGGCGTCTTCGGCTTGATTGCGGCCTCGGTCGTCAATCTGTTCCTGCATTCCCCTGCGGTTCATTTTGCCGTGTCCTTCCTTGGTGTTTTTGTCTTTACCGGATTAACGGCATTTGAAACGCAGCGTATCAAGGAAAGCTATCACAGCGCTTATGCAGAAGATGAGAATGCGAAAATGGCTGTGGTCGGGGCTTTCAGCCTTTACCTGAATTTCGTGATTTTGTTCCAGCATATGCTGCATTTGTTCGGCGGACGTGATTAA